The genomic stretch GCATATGCTGCGTTCTCCCCGCACCAAGGGcatacaacattttgaaaataTAGTGAAGGGGCACATGGAAGGGCTTGATAATGATTTGCAGGTGACGAATAAGAAGATTGGGCAGTTGGAGGCCACACAACatgccaccaacaccaagcttacagGGTTGGAGACGTCGATTGCTCGTATTGACAAAAGCCTTGCTGCTATTTTGAGGTgctttgatgagatgcatgccaaaacCATGAATGGGCGTGATGGAGAAAATAAGAAGGATGAGCATGTCGAGGATAATTGGGATGATTATGTTGCTGATACTaaacaagatgaccaagacactaATGAGTGCCAACGCCTACGCACTAATCGTAGAGGTATAGGTGGTTACCGATGATAcgaggtacataataatgatgatgctttcaataagataaaatttaagatacctcCTTTTGATGGAAAATATGATCCTAATGCATACATTACTTGGGAGATTGCTGTAGATCAAAAGTTTGGATGTCATGAATTCCCTTAAAATGCACGTGTTAGGGCTACGAGTAGTGAGTTCACTGATTTTTCTTCTGtttggtggatagaacatgccaagaaaaatcctaataacatgccacaaacttgggatgctttgaaacgggtcatgcgagctagatttgttccttcttactatgCGTGTGATCTATTAAATAGGTTGCAACAATTGAGAcagggtgctaaaagtgtagaagaatattatcaagaattacaaataggtATGTTGCGATGTAActtagaggaggatgaggaacctgctatggctagatttttgggtggtttaaacCATAAAATTAAAGACATCCTTGCTTATAAGGACTATACTAACGTAACctgtttgtttcatcttgcttgtaaagctgaaagggaagtgCAGGGAAGACGTGCTAGTACGAAGGCTAATATTTCTGTAGGAAAATCTACATCATGGCAGCCGCGCACGACTACCTCTTTGACCGGACATGCACCTCCACCCTCTCCTTCCCCGAGtcggccggcaccaccacctccctccAGTGACAAGCAACGTGCAActcccacaaattcagcaaccaagacTGCCCAGAAACAAACCACTAGTACCTCTTCAGTTGCATCCAcgggtagaacaagagatgttcagtGCCATCGATGCAAGGGTTTTGGACACGTGCAGCGTGACTGTCCTAGCAAGTGTGTTTTggtggtcaaagaagatggtgagtattcctctgctagtgattttgatgaagatacacttgctttgcttgctgctgACCATGCAGGTAGTGAGGAACAACTAGAAGAGCATATTGGTGCAGAGGATGTAGATCATTATGAGAGCCTCATTGTGCAGCGTGTGCTTAGCGCACAAATGGAGAAAGCGGAGCAAAATCAGCGGCATGCACTGTTCCAaacaaagtgtgtcattaaagaACGTTCATGCCATTTGATAATTGATGGaggtagctgcaacaacttcGCTAGCAGcgatatggtggagaagcttgcacttacaaccaaaccgcatccacatccatatcacattcgatggctcaacaatagtggtaaggGTAAGGTAACAAGACTGGTGcgaattaattttgctattggatcATCATGACGTTGTTGAATGTGATGTTGTTCCTATGGAAGCTTGTCATATTCTACTAGGTAGACCATGGCAATTTGATACggattgtatgcatcatggtagatcaaatcagtattctctcatacaccatgataagaaaattgttttgcttcctATGTCTCCTGAAGTTATCGtgcgtgatgatgttgctaaaaCTAAGAAAACTAAAACTGAGAGCGATAAAAATGTCAAATCTGTTAGTAGTAACaaagatgagataagattgaaaggacattgcttgcttgctactaaatctgatattaatgaattggttgcttccacttctgttgcctatgcttttgtatgcaaggatgctttgatttcgGTTTACGACATGCAACATTCTTTGCCCCCTGCTATTTCTAACATTTTGAAGGAGTATGCTGATGTGTTTCCAAGTAAGATACCAGTGGGGCTGCCACCAATACGAGGGATTGAGCATCAAATTGATCTAATTCATAGTGCATCTTTGCCAAACCGTGTGCCATACAGGACAAATCCGAAGGAAACGAAAGAAATTCAGtgacaagtgcaagaactactcgacaaaggttatgtgcgtgagtcccttagtccttgtgctgttccGATTATTTTAGTACCTAAGAAAGATGGAatatggcgtatgtgtgttgattgtagagctattaataatatcaccattcgGTATCGACATCCTATTCCATGTTTGGATGTTATGCTTGATGAACTGAGTGGTGTTGTTGTGTTTTCTAACGTTGATTTGCAtagtgggtaccaccagattcgtATGAAATTGGGAGATGAATGAAAAACTGCTttcaaaactaaatttggtttatatgagcagttagtcatgccttttgggttaactaatgcacctacTACTTTCATGAGATTAGTGAACGAGGTTCTGCGtgctttcattggaaaatttgttgtagtctattttgatgatatattaatTTACAACAAATCTATGGATGAACATCTTGATCACTTACGTGCTATTTTTAATGCTTTTCTATATGCAcgtttatttggtaaccttgagaagtgcaccttttgtACCGATCGAGTATCTTTTCTTAGctatgttgtgactccacagggaattgagATTGATTAAGCCAAGGTAGAAGCTATATAGGGATGGCCTGTACCGACGACTATCACACAAGTGCGGACTTTCCTAGGACTTGCTGGTTTCTATCGCCGTTTTGTGAAGGACTTCAGCACTATTGCTGCACCTTTGAATGAGCTTATGAAGAAAGGAGTGCCTTTTAGTTGGAGCAAAGTATAAGAaaactccttcaacatgctgaaagataagttgacacatgcacccCTCCAACTTCCGTattttaataagacttttgagcttgaatgtgatgctagtggaattggatTCGGTGGTgctttgttacaagaaggcaaacttgttgcatattttagtgaaaaattgaacAGGCCTAttctgaattattctacttacgataaggaattgtatgctcATGTTCGTacattagaaacatggcagCATTACTTATGGCCCaaagaatttgttattcattctaatcatgaatctttgaaacATATTCATAGTCAAGGACatctgaaccgtagacatgctaagtgggttgaatttattgaatattttccttatgttattaagcacaagaaagggaaagagaatgttattgctgatgctttgtctaggagTTATACCTTCctgaatcaacttgattacaaaatcttttGATTAGAAATAATTTTTAGACTAATATGttaatgatgctgattttaaggatgtgttgctgcattgcaaagatggaaaaggatggaacaaattcatcgttagtgatgggtttgtgtttagagctaacaagctatgcattctAGCTAGTtccgttcgtttgttgttgctacaggaagcgcatggaggtcgcttgatggggcattttggagCGAAGAAAATAGAGGACATACTtgctggtcatttcttttggccaaagatgagaagagatgtggagagaTTTGTTGCTCGTTGCACGACATGTCAAAAGGCTTAGTCACAGTTAAATCCACATGGTTTGTATTTGGCTCTACCTGTTCCTAGCgctccttgggaagatatttctatggattttgtgttgggttTGCCAAGGATTAGGAAGGGACgtgatagtgtgtttgtggttgttgatagattttctaagatggcacatttcataccatgtcataaaattGATGATGCTACTCATATTGCAAATTTGTTCTTTCGAGAAattgttcgtttgcatggtgtgcccaacacaattgtttctgatcatgatgctaaatttcttagtcatttttggaagactctatgggaaaaactaggaactaagcttttattttctactacatgtcatccccaaactgatggtcaaactgaagttgtcaatagaactttgtctactatGTTAAGGGCTGTTTTAAAGAAGAACATTAATATGTGGGAAGATTGTTTACCTCATATTGAATTTTCTTATAATGTTCActgcattctactacaaagatgtgcccatttcagattgtatatggtttcctgcctcgtgctcctattgatttgatgcctttatcatcttctgaaaaactaaattttgatgctactaagcgtgctgaattgatgttaaaactGCACCAAATTGTGATGGTCACCATGATCGCATACGGACTCgaattggggcgttcaagtacttcacggatttgttatgaagtctattttcatatggatctagactcaagtCCATATCTTGTCTAAGATGGCCGCAATTACTATCGAGAGATTTTCTATCCAAAGGTGTTGCATCACTTtaatttggcccaatgggccgtgtatcaagtcaggtccattagggacacgtcctagggttggagcacaaccCCAACACATAGGTGGTCATCCTaccaccttcatataccccttagctgCCACCAAGAATAGTTGGGTTTTATtttgatcaagtttagctctcgctacttgcttgtaagcgcgcatGCTGGATCAGCCACCCATCTTCTTGTCTTCgaaaccccaccttattgagattgagtttgaaatcttcgtctacatctagtaattccagtacttgttatacttgttcttgctagttcttcgattgcttgcaggatgagtgcCCTTGTGGCCGGGTggcgcgctccacaagatcgcgatagccattggaggtggtgtatccgTTGCTAAGATgtagcttggaaggctgtagttaGGCCGTGaatgtcatctccatccaccaatcgagttatcccatgcctttcttatcgaaagatcgggaatcaaccctagcaggTTCCTATCATTCAGGACATGCTGGAGTCCTGAACGGGATGGCCGATGTAACGGAGGGCATCGGCGAGGGTCTTCATGCGGCTGCAGTACTCGGTGATGGAGGAGTCACCCtgtgtcatggagtggaagtcgtggctgaggaagatcgccCAGGATTGCTTGTTGGCACGGAAGAGGCCCTTGAAGGTGAGCCAAAGATTCCGGGTGGTCTGATCATTGTTGGTCATGGTGAGGTCAAGGACGGAGTTGTCGACAGAGTCGATGAACCAGGAGCAGACGCAGCAATCCACTTGATCCCAATCAGGGTCCTGGGGATGGGGCGCCACCGTGCCATTGATGTGTGACTTGAGGTCAAACTTGCCacacatggacttgaagaaggacaCCCACTTGGTGTAGATGGAGGATTTCATCATCAACGTCATGGGAACATGAGACTTGATAGAGACGGTGGCGTAGGGTGGATGATGGGTGGTGGTGCATGAATAAGATGCAAACCGCCACAAGGGGGAGCACCACCGCCGGCGCTAGGAGGGGGGCCGGGGGGTGGCACAGGGCACCACCGCCAGCGCTAGGAGGAGGCAGACAAGGAAGCGGTGGCACAAGGGCACCACCACCGATGCCAATAGGCGCACCAGACGGCAGCACAGAGCCACCAGTAGGGGCGGTGGTGTCACTGGACACAGAAGAGTTAGCGGAGGAGAGGGCGGCCATGGTGCACGGAAGGGAGGAGGCACACGTGATAGGAGGTGTAGCAGAGGGTGGGCAGCGGCGCAGCAGAAGGGGCGCCATCCTAGGGTTGCGCGCCGAACAGGAGGGAGGCGCTAGGGAGAGGAAAGGAGACCCACAATCTAATctcatgataccatgtagagaagtagatgggaaacaccacacaccctaataagggagggtgacctctatatatgtATGGCCAATatagcttggagtacaaggaatacatcaactGTACAAGAAAATGATAAATAtatcctaatatacacatatacttcctaatatcCTTATCGTGAGACAAGAGCAAAGTTGCTCAAATTCTTGCAAATAGGTATATGGGTTCTCCTATTCGGTTCAAGCCAAAAATTGCTCTCGAACCATGGCTATGAACCTAAGACGTAGCTCATGACCAGTAGTATGGATGGGATGTGATGATGCTGGAGGCTCCAAATTTTTGCCCTTTAGAGCTGAGAATTGTGCTAAGGTAAGAGTGGGATCCATGATGGTAGGTAGACGGGATGCAGATGAACTTGGTTTGAAACTTAACAGCTACCATTCTGCGACAACAGCACCAGAAagcttgttggtatttcttataGCCTAATAGATAAATCCGCAAGCGTATGAATACCGATGTAGCTTTCACCTGGGAGGATTCCAGAGTATCGATTTCCACGGGGAATGAGAAGTGCACTAATTCTAATCTAATTCATCTAGGGGTAGGTGTGGATATGGGTGATGACAAAGAGAAGAGGCAATGAGTCTGAGGGTAGTCAGGGCACTTGATCGGGTAACTAGGTTCTCTCGAACCTTACTAACTCTGTTTACGTCGAGGGAAATAGACGATTGGCCATAGAAAGGGATGAGAAGGGGGCCAGCTTGCACCTAGCGCTCTTATGGTTCCCTACAGGTCTAGCCGCTAACACGTGGTTGATTCCAAAGGccggacagggctgtcaccacctgtcGGTTACCACAAGCAGTCCATGGACCTGGGTGTAATCCAAGGTAAAATCTAGTCTATACACCACACCTACACTATCAATTACTACTTCACTCCGCTGCTAGAGTAAAGCACCCACTACTAAAGTACTGAATGAGGAACCGGTAAACAGAAGTAAGTAAGAACTAATGCTCAATTAATCAAGGGGAACTAGAGTTACCAAACAAGACCATGATGATGCTACTCCGAGAAAAGTTGCATCTGCTGAGGCACAAAGTGGAAGAGGGGCCGACAACTCTGGCTCCTCCCAGCACTCTCACCTCACCTCTCTCCCTATTCTGGTAAGTATGGTAGTGGCAGCGCGTTGCTTCTTTTGATCTTCTTCTCTTGTGTGTCTTTCCTAGCGCGAAATGGCACTATTTATAGTGCTAGGAAGGTAGGGGGTACTTCtgcaaaaaaattatttaattgctttggagggaCTTTCATGCCAAATTTTAGAGGGAATAGAGGAAGAAACACCCCAGGTTGAT from Setaria italica strain Yugu1 chromosome II, Setaria_italica_v2.0, whole genome shotgun sequence encodes the following:
- the LOC105913756 gene encoding uncharacterized protein LOC105913756, which codes for MTLMMKSSIYTKWVSFFKSMCGKFDLKSHINGTVAPHPQDPDWDQVDCCVCSWFIDSVDNSVLDLTMTNNDQTTRNLWLTFKGLFRANKQSWAIFLSHDFHSMTQGDSSITEYCSRMKTLADALRYIGHPVQDSSMS